One part of the Nostoc sp. PCC 7120 = FACHB-418 genome encodes these proteins:
- a CDS encoding XRE family transcriptional regulator produces MATNILDNINLGTLGELLQQARKKCSMTQADAAKVIDAARTTMIAIEKGERRIKPNELIKLARAYGCSVSDFVRPRPVVQPFEVQFRAVYQRSEEEEAEIKPFILKLEELCQNYLELEQIMDAPLPQNYPLEYQVKNMPIKSAAESLAIAERQRLGLGDAPIPKLRDILEQDVGLRIFYLQMPQKYSEVYSYNEQIGGCMAINAHHPEERRRWSMAHGYLHFLAHRRKPEFHFDNQYQRMPESEQLAETFPKYFLMPTSGLLKRFNDMYRTHGKFTPTNLFTLAHYYGVSVEALVYRLEEIELLPTGTWEKLRDRGLKVRKVQQELGLEDIPQRVDMMPLHYQHLAIEALDQGLITEGRFADFLCVDRLEARRIAEALREYSSGMMEEAPDFDLRQIQAGGK; encoded by the coding sequence ATGGCTACTAACATCCTCGACAATATCAACCTGGGGACACTGGGAGAACTCCTTCAACAAGCACGTAAGAAGTGTAGTATGACGCAGGCTGATGCAGCTAAGGTGATTGATGCTGCACGTACCACGATGATTGCGATCGAAAAAGGAGAACGCCGCATTAAACCCAATGAACTGATCAAACTGGCTCGTGCTTACGGATGTTCTGTTAGTGACTTTGTGCGTCCGCGTCCGGTGGTACAACCTTTTGAGGTACAGTTTAGGGCAGTTTATCAGCGCAGTGAGGAAGAAGAGGCAGAAATTAAACCATTTATCCTCAAATTAGAGGAACTTTGCCAGAATTATCTGGAACTTGAGCAGATTATGGACGCGCCACTGCCGCAAAACTATCCTCTGGAGTATCAGGTAAAAAATATGCCGATTAAATCGGCTGCGGAGAGTCTAGCAATTGCAGAGCGTCAAAGGCTGGGTTTGGGGGATGCTCCTATTCCTAAACTTCGAGACATCCTTGAACAAGATGTGGGTTTACGTATCTTCTATTTGCAGATGCCACAAAAATACTCAGAAGTGTACAGCTATAACGAGCAAATAGGTGGATGTATGGCTATCAATGCTCATCATCCAGAGGAGCGAAGACGTTGGTCAATGGCGCACGGATACCTGCATTTTTTGGCACATCGGCGAAAACCAGAGTTCCATTTTGATAATCAGTATCAAAGAATGCCAGAAAGTGAGCAATTAGCGGAAACTTTCCCCAAATATTTTCTGATGCCTACCAGTGGATTGCTTAAGCGGTTCAATGATATGTACCGTACTCATGGCAAATTCACTCCCACTAATCTATTTACACTAGCCCATTATTACGGTGTTTCTGTAGAAGCACTTGTTTATCGACTTGAGGAAATAGAACTTCTGCCTACTGGAACTTGGGAAAAATTGCGAGATAGGGGATTAAAAGTTAGGAAAGTGCAGCAGGAACTTGGTTTGGAAGACATACCCCAAAGGGTTGATATGATGCCTCTCCACTATCAACACTTGGCAATTGAGGCGCTAGATCAGGGTTTGATTACTGAAGGGCGTTTTGCTGATTTCCTCTGTGTTGACCGCTTGGAAGCACGACGCATCGCCGAAGCGTTACGGGAATATTCAAGTGGAATGATGGAAGAAGCTCCTGATTTCGACCTGCGTCAGATCCAGGCTGGTGGGAAGTGA
- a CDS encoding type II toxin-antitoxin system VapC family toxin, protein MTRVLCLDTSVWIPYLVPEVYQSQAVTLVTEALSLNIRLVAPAFAWAEVGSVLRKKTRMGVITAEEALGFFEDFCELPIDYIEEEAIRLRSWEIAEQYGLLTLYDAAFLACAEMTSAEFWTADAALVKQVIPRPSYLREIGEI, encoded by the coding sequence GTGACTAGAGTTTTGTGCCTAGATACCAGCGTTTGGATTCCTTACCTTGTCCCAGAAGTTTATCAATCTCAAGCTGTAACTCTAGTAACAGAAGCATTGAGCTTAAATATACGTTTAGTAGCACCTGCTTTTGCTTGGGCAGAAGTTGGGTCTGTGCTACGGAAAAAAACGCGCATGGGAGTTATCACCGCAGAGGAAGCACTAGGCTTTTTTGAGGACTTTTGCGAACTGCCGATTGATTACATTGAAGAAGAAGCAATTCGCCTCAGAAGTTGGGAAATTGCGGAACAATACGGGTTATTAACTCTTTATGATGCAGCATTTCTGGCTTGTGCCGAGATGACATCTGCTGAGTTTTGGACTGCTGACGCTGCACTGGTTAAGCAAGTTATACCCAGACCGTCTTATTTGCGAGAGATCGGGGAAATATAA
- a CDS encoding YlcI/YnfO family protein produces MEREALTIRFPSELLTKARKLKGSNESFNDLVVEALESEVKRRRGWAAHQRILARSETIKAKTGIQPSSTEMIRSLREGEGRRD; encoded by the coding sequence ATGGAACGTGAAGCTTTAACCATCCGTTTTCCTTCTGAACTACTTACCAAAGCCAGAAAACTGAAGGGAAGCAACGAATCTTTTAATGATTTAGTTGTTGAAGCATTGGAATCTGAAGTCAAGCGTAGAAGAGGATGGGCTGCACATCAACGAATTCTTGCCCGTAGCGAAACCATCAAAGCTAAAACTGGCATACAACCAAGTTCTACAGAGATGATTCGTAGTCTCAGAGAAGGTGAGGGAAGACGTGACTAG
- a CDS encoding TMEM165/GDT1 family protein, which produces MKLDSAPVTLAGLNPTISQPEIQESTQAHLATAIIEPVEDSHKKQEPALAVFATTFVTIFLAEIGDKTQLSTLLMSAESHLPWVVFLGSGAALVTTSLLGVLLGSWVSKRFSPKTLDKSAGIMLLFISLTLFWDIFHG; this is translated from the coding sequence GTGAAACTCGACTCTGCACCTGTTACCCTTGCTGGCTTAAATCCGACTATCAGCCAGCCAGAAATACAAGAAAGCACTCAAGCCCATCTGGCTACTGCAATTATTGAGCCAGTTGAGGATAGTCATAAAAAGCAGGAACCAGCTTTGGCTGTATTTGCAACTACATTTGTGACTATTTTTCTGGCAGAAATTGGTGATAAAACCCAGTTATCAACTTTATTAATGAGTGCAGAGTCTCATTTACCTTGGGTAGTTTTTCTCGGTTCGGGAGCAGCATTAGTTACTACAAGTTTGTTAGGTGTACTACTAGGGAGTTGGGTTTCTAAACGCTTCAGCCCCAAAACTTTGGATAAATCAGCCGGAATCATGTTGTTGTTCATCTCCCTCACTTTGTTTTGGGATATATTCCACGGATAA
- a CDS encoding TMEM165/GDT1 family protein has translation MDWHLLGLSFITVLLSELGDKSQLAAIALSGRGQSVKAVFFGTASALLLTSLLGALAGGAVSELLPTRILKAIAAVGFAILAARLLFFNNEEASDSEQTL, from the coding sequence ATGGATTGGCATCTTTTAGGACTAAGTTTTATTACAGTTTTGTTGTCCGAATTAGGCGACAAAAGCCAGTTAGCCGCGATCGCTCTTTCTGGTCGTGGTCAGTCTGTAAAGGCTGTATTTTTTGGCACCGCTAGCGCACTCTTATTAACTAGTTTATTAGGAGCGTTAGCAGGTGGCGCAGTGTCAGAATTATTACCTACACGAATATTAAAAGCGATCGCTGCTGTAGGATTCGCCATTCTCGCTGCCCGGCTGTTGTTTTTTAATAATGAAGAAGCATCAGATTCTGAACAGACACTATAG
- the glp gene encoding molybdopterin molybdotransferase MoeA translates to MPSVRDTANIIFNLVPKLDSQQDTEIVDLWAANGRILATPVNSTLDFPHWDNSAMDGYAVRYEDVHNSNAEQPVSLEVVAEIPAGYQPKFTLQPGQAARIFTGAVMPSGGDTVVMQEKTRQENNRVFILTTPKPGEFVRLKAAYYQAGTQLLPANTQLNAAEIAILAASQCPQVKVYRRPRVAIFSTGDELVTLDQPLQPGQIVDSNQYALAALVKQNGAEPILFGIVKDNPTALGETISKAIANADIVISSGGVSVGDYDYVDQILASLGAKIHIRSVEMRPGKPLTVATFPTPPAPIYLGLPGNPAAVLVTFWRFVQPVIRKLGGLAKGWEPVFVKVRSHDELHSDGKRETYIWGSLHLVDGLYEFHKAGGSHSSGNLINLAQTNALAVLPLGETFISSGKDVLVLQLPI, encoded by the coding sequence ATGCCATCAGTCAGGGATACAGCAAATATCATTTTCAATTTAGTCCCAAAGCTGGATAGTCAACAAGATACAGAAATTGTCGATTTATGGGCAGCAAATGGGCGCATTTTGGCCACACCTGTAAATAGCACCCTAGATTTTCCTCATTGGGATAATTCAGCGATGGATGGCTATGCGGTACGTTATGAAGATGTACACAACTCCAACGCCGAACAGCCAGTTAGCCTAGAAGTTGTTGCAGAAATTCCCGCAGGCTATCAACCCAAATTTACCCTACAACCAGGACAAGCCGCCCGGATCTTTACTGGCGCAGTCATGCCCAGTGGTGGTGATACTGTAGTCATGCAAGAGAAGACACGCCAAGAGAATAACCGCGTCTTCATCCTCACAACACCAAAACCAGGGGAATTTGTCAGGCTGAAAGCAGCTTATTACCAAGCCGGGACACAATTATTACCAGCTAATACCCAATTAAATGCAGCCGAAATCGCTATATTAGCCGCTTCTCAATGCCCACAGGTAAAAGTTTATCGCCGTCCTCGTGTAGCAATTTTTTCCACTGGGGATGAATTAGTAACACTTGACCAGCCTTTACAACCAGGGCAAATAGTTGATTCTAATCAGTATGCCCTAGCAGCTTTAGTAAAGCAAAATGGTGCAGAACCTATATTATTCGGCATTGTCAAAGACAACCCAACCGCCCTTGGGGAAACAATCAGCAAAGCCATAGCTAACGCCGATATAGTCATTTCTTCCGGTGGCGTTTCCGTTGGTGATTATGATTACGTTGACCAAATTCTAGCTTCCTTAGGGGCTAAAATTCACATCCGTTCTGTAGAAATGCGCCCAGGAAAACCCCTCACTGTCGCCACCTTCCCTACACCCCCAGCCCCCATTTATTTGGGTTTACCAGGAAACCCTGCGGCTGTTTTGGTAACATTTTGGCGATTTGTGCAGCCAGTAATTCGGAAATTAGGGGGATTAGCTAAAGGTTGGGAACCAGTATTTGTAAAAGTGCGATCGCATGATGAGTTACACTCAGACGGTAAGCGTGAAACTTATATTTGGGGAAGTCTGCATCTAGTTGATGGATTATACGAGTTTCACAAAGCTGGTGGTAGCCATAGTTCCGGTAATTTGATTAATCTAGCTCAAACTAATGCTTTAGCTGTTTTACCACTAGGTGAAACATTCATTTCATCAGGAAAAGATGTATTGGTTTTACAACTACCAATTTAA
- a CDS encoding caspase family protein: protein MKRRTFVQRIGSILAVLGVAETEWLAMNNHYYQALAQPTPRKLALLIGINQYRKSSSLSGCLTDVELQKELLVHRFGFQATDILTLTEEQASREFIEAAFLDHLTKQAKPGDVVVFHFSGYGTQLPVESGTLQNALVTTDENQEAQDSQIANYLLEDTLLLLLRSLPTDHAIAVLDTSYTFTGINQPAGLKIRARPESPGTRLAAAEIDFRQQIKNQNPEFSPPVILSATSDPQQSAREILMSGFSAGLFTYALTRQLWESTPATTIRVSLSHAASSIHQLGSKQQPGLLTKKNQQGVATVENLLLDSRTGAEGAILAIEEDGKTAQVWLDGLPAQVLENYGTNSRFTLATGEELVLRSLMAGRSPSRTGLIAKAQFSKVTETIPLQVGQLIQENVRVLSRNINLILALDTKLERIERVDATSAFASVGHISTVVAGEQPADYLFGKLPQTPSRYGLFTLDGELIPNTDGGVGEAVKVAAQRLSSKLSTLLAAKLWRLTENQGSSRLPVKVNLEVVNSISSQAVMQRETTRTTTTDTPTKKSLPTPNSPLPTPIIPIGSRIQYRIQNLGDRPIYFMLLGLKNNRSAIAFYPWQSRQETNNPENQPQLQQVVIAPNETVTLPQTKATSGWVTSSPAYECEHQLIFGTAPFNSTLEILDNAKYSTADQQPIATLVNPLEVGQALLQDLHNGSAVKTETTTTATDYFVLDVNNWASLNFSFQVA from the coding sequence ATGAAACGTCGGACTTTTGTACAACGGATTGGCTCAATACTGGCGGTGTTGGGTGTAGCTGAAACTGAGTGGTTGGCGATGAATAATCACTATTATCAAGCCTTAGCACAACCTACACCACGAAAATTAGCATTATTAATCGGGATCAATCAATATCGGAAAAGTTCTTCACTGAGTGGTTGTCTGACCGATGTGGAATTGCAAAAAGAACTTTTAGTGCATCGGTTTGGCTTTCAAGCTACTGATATTTTGACGTTAACAGAGGAACAAGCAAGTAGAGAATTTATTGAAGCAGCTTTTTTAGATCACCTCACCAAGCAAGCTAAACCTGGCGATGTGGTAGTTTTTCACTTTAGCGGCTACGGTACTCAGTTACCAGTAGAATCGGGTACGCTACAAAACGCTTTAGTGACAACTGATGAAAATCAAGAAGCACAGGATTCTCAGATAGCTAATTATTTATTAGAAGATACATTATTATTGTTGTTGCGATCGCTTCCTACAGATCATGCCATAGCAGTTCTGGATACTAGCTACACTTTTACTGGCATCAACCAGCCAGCAGGTTTAAAAATCCGCGCCCGCCCAGAGTCACCTGGAACGCGTTTAGCAGCAGCAGAAATCGATTTCCGCCAACAAATCAAAAACCAAAACCCTGAATTTAGCCCGCCTGTTATTCTATCCGCTACATCAGACCCCCAGCAGTCGGCTAGGGAAATATTAATGTCTGGGTTTAGTGCAGGTTTATTCACTTATGCTTTAACACGACAACTTTGGGAATCAACACCAGCAACAACAATTAGAGTCAGCCTCTCCCATGCGGCAAGTTCTATCCACCAATTGGGAAGTAAACAGCAGCCAGGGTTATTAACGAAGAAGAATCAACAAGGAGTAGCGACTGTTGAAAATTTACTATTAGACAGCCGCACTGGTGCAGAAGGGGCGATTCTGGCTATAGAAGAAGATGGAAAGACAGCCCAAGTATGGCTAGATGGATTACCTGCACAAGTTTTAGAAAATTACGGTACTAATTCTAGATTTACTCTAGCAACAGGAGAGGAGTTAGTATTGCGATCGCTTATGGCGGGGCGTAGCCCATCGCGCACAGGATTAATAGCTAAAGCCCAATTCTCTAAAGTTACAGAGACAATTCCCCTACAAGTCGGACAACTGATTCAAGAAAATGTGCGGGTATTATCCCGAAACATTAATTTGATATTAGCCCTAGATACTAAACTGGAAAGAATTGAGCGAGTAGATGCTACCAGCGCCTTTGCTAGTGTTGGTCACATTTCCACTGTAGTTGCAGGAGAACAACCAGCCGATTACTTATTTGGGAAACTCCCACAAACTCCCAGCCGTTACGGTCTGTTTACATTGGATGGTGAACTAATTCCCAATACAGATGGGGGAGTTGGGGAAGCTGTGAAAGTAGCAGCCCAGCGATTATCATCAAAATTATCCACTCTTCTGGCAGCTAAGTTATGGAGGCTGACAGAAAATCAAGGGTCTTCCCGGTTGCCCGTTAAGGTAAATTTAGAGGTTGTCAATAGCATATCGTCACAGGCAGTAATGCAAAGAGAAACCACAAGGACAACCACTACTGACACCCCCACAAAAAAATCACTCCCCACTCCCAACTCCCCACTCCCCACTCCCATCATCCCTATTGGTAGTCGGATACAATACCGCATCCAAAACTTAGGCGATCGCCCAATATATTTTATGCTGTTGGGATTAAAGAATAACCGTAGTGCGATCGCTTTTTATCCCTGGCAAAGCCGCCAAGAAACCAACAATCCGGAAAATCAGCCCCAACTGCAACAAGTAGTTATTGCCCCAAACGAAACAGTCACTCTACCGCAAACAAAAGCAACATCAGGCTGGGTAACTTCCAGCCCCGCTTACGAATGCGAACACCAATTAATTTTCGGCACCGCACCCTTTAACTCCACCCTAGAAATCTTAGATAATGCCAAATATTCCACAGCCGACCAACAACCGATTGCTACATTAGTCAATCCTTTAGAAGTGGGACAAGCCCTACTACAGGATTTACATAACGGCAGTGCAGTCAAAACAGAAACAACCACCACAGCTACAGATTATTTTGTATTAGATGTAAATAATTGGGCAAGTCTCAACTTTAGTTTTCAAGTAGCGTAA
- the sat gene encoding sulfate adenylyltransferase, with protein sequence MSQHPDAIAAHGGQLVNRVATPAQREEFVSKAEFLPRVQLDERAVSDLEMIAIGGFSPLTGFMNQEDYDRVVSEMRLANGLAWSIPITLSVSEEVASSLQEGSLIRLDNPAGDYIGVLQLTQKYRYDKTREAINVYRTDDAKHPGVQVLYNQGAVNLAGDIWLLERSSHPLFPDYQIDPVASRQMFRDKGWKTIVGFQTRNPIHRAHEYIQKCALETVDGLFLHPLVGATKEDDIAADVRMRCYEILLEHYYPEDRVILAINPAAMRYAGPREAIFHALVRKNYGCTHFIVGRDHAGVGDYYGTYDAQYIFDEFEPGELGIVPMKFEHAFYCTRTKQMATTKTSPSRPEERVHLSGTKVREMLRRGELPPPEFSRPEVAAELARAMRVQVLA encoded by the coding sequence TTGAGTCAGCATCCAGATGCCATTGCCGCGCACGGTGGACAGTTGGTTAATCGCGTAGCCACACCAGCACAAAGAGAAGAGTTTGTTTCCAAAGCTGAGTTTCTGCCCCGTGTACAACTTGACGAACGGGCAGTTTCTGATTTAGAAATGATTGCGATCGGTGGTTTTAGCCCACTCACAGGGTTTATGAACCAAGAAGACTACGATCGCGTGGTTTCGGAAATGCGCTTGGCTAACGGTCTTGCATGGTCGATACCAATTACATTATCGGTCAGTGAAGAAGTAGCGTCTTCTTTACAGGAAGGTAGCCTAATTCGTCTGGATAATCCCGCAGGTGACTACATTGGGGTTTTGCAACTCACGCAAAAGTATCGCTACGATAAAACCCGTGAAGCCATCAACGTCTACCGCACAGATGATGCCAAGCACCCAGGGGTACAAGTGCTTTATAATCAAGGCGCTGTGAATCTGGCAGGTGATATATGGCTACTGGAACGCAGTTCTCATCCTCTATTCCCTGATTATCAAATTGACCCAGTTGCTTCACGGCAAATGTTTAGAGACAAGGGTTGGAAGACCATAGTCGGCTTTCAAACTCGTAATCCCATTCACCGCGCCCATGAATATATTCAAAAGTGTGCCTTAGAAACCGTGGACGGTTTATTTTTACATCCCTTGGTAGGCGCAACCAAAGAAGATGATATTGCAGCTGATGTGCGGATGCGTTGTTATGAAATTTTGCTAGAACACTATTACCCCGAAGATAGGGTGATATTGGCAATTAATCCTGCCGCCATGCGTTACGCTGGCCCCCGCGAAGCAATTTTCCATGCTTTAGTTCGCAAAAACTACGGCTGCACCCACTTCATCGTCGGACGAGATCACGCGGGAGTCGGTGACTACTACGGAACCTATGATGCTCAATATATCTTCGATGAGTTTGAGCCTGGTGAGTTAGGCATTGTACCCATGAAGTTTGAACACGCCTTCTACTGCACCCGCACCAAACAAATGGCGACTACCAAAACCAGCCCCAGCAGACCAGAAGAACGGGTTCACCTATCGGGAACTAAAGTTAGAGAAATGCTGCGTCGCGGTGAATTACCCCCACCAGAATTTTCTCGTCCTGAAGTAGCAGCCGAATTGGCGCGGGCTATGCGAGTACAGGTATTAGCGTAG
- a CDS encoding CTB family bacteriocin encodes MSHELFMNLSDEQQAVVKGGYGTDFQVDFTFYEAKQNVLNGTTSSGPNGSTAASNGTSTEVKTAGLAFLALGAEDILSIA; translated from the coding sequence ATGTCTCACGAATTGTTTATGAACTTATCCGATGAACAACAAGCAGTTGTTAAAGGTGGATATGGTACTGATTTTCAAGTCGATTTCACCTTTTATGAAGCAAAGCAGAATGTATTGAATGGTACTACAAGTTCTGGCCCTAATGGTAGTACTGCTGCTTCTAATGGTACCTCCACCGAGGTTAAGACTGCTGGTCTAGCTTTCTTAGCTTTGGGTGCAGAAGATATTTTAAGTATTGCGTAA
- a CDS encoding CTB family bacteriocin yields the protein MSHELFINLSDEQQAFVAGGIDFQLDATFYKAQQNVLNGSTSSGPNGSTAASNGTSTEVKTAGIAFLALGADELLSIA from the coding sequence ATGTCTCACGAATTGTTTATTAACTTATCCGACGAACAGCAAGCATTTGTAGCTGGTGGTATTGATTTCCAACTTGATGCTACTTTTTATAAGGCGCAGCAAAATGTATTAAATGGTAGTACAAGTTCTGGCCCTAATGGTAGTACTGCTGCTTCTAATGGTACCTCCACCGAGGTTAAGACTGCTGGTATAGCCTTCCTAGCTTTAGGTGCAGATGAACTTTTAAGCATTGCTTAA
- a CDS encoding CTB family bacteriocin codes for MSHELFINLSDEQQAFVAGGIDFQLDATFYKAQQNVLNGSTSSGPGGSTAASNGTSTEVETAGIAFLALGADEVLSIA; via the coding sequence ATGTCTCACGAATTGTTTATTAACTTATCCGACGAACAGCAAGCATTTGTAGCTGGTGGTATTGATTTCCAACTTGATGCTACTTTTTATAAGGCGCAGCAAAATGTATTAAATGGTAGTACAAGTTCTGGCCCTGGCGGAAGCACTGCTGCTTCTAATGGTACCTCCACCGAGGTTGAGACTGCTGGTATAGCCTTCCTAGCTTTGGGTGCAGACGAAGTTTTAAGCATTGCTTAA
- a CDS encoding CTB family bacteriocin, which yields MYCQLFINLSDTQQAVVTGGTDFQLDATFYETYRNVLNGGTTSGPNGSTAFSNGSSMRIKTAGLALLALDNDKIWSLPEN from the coding sequence ATGTATTGCCAATTATTTATCAATTTATCTGATACACAACAAGCAGTTGTTACTGGTGGTACTGATTTTCAACTCGATGCTACTTTCTACGAGACTTATCGCAATGTACTAAATGGTGGTACAACTTCCGGCCCTAACGGTAGCACTGCTTTCTCTAACGGTAGCTCCATGAGAATTAAAACTGCTGGACTGGCTTTATTAGCTCTAGATAATGACAAAATATGGTCATTGCCAGAAAACTAA
- a CDS encoding peptidase domain-containing ABC transporter — protein MKYVYVQQHSQEDCGAACIASIAKHYGRNFTLSRIREAVGTGQFGTTLLGLKRGAETLGFNARPVKTTPELLNQIHEAPLPAIIHWKGNHWVVFYGKKGKKCVIADPAVGIRYLSEKDLVEGWTDWLMLLVEPNPELFWKLEDDKVSGFWRFFKRVWHFRHILAQAIPLNLLLGVLSLASPFLLQVLTDDILVRGDTRLLTTMAIAVLVMNLISSSLSWVQSNLIAHFAQRLQLGLVLEFCRQILQLPLSYYESRRSGEIVSRLRDINQINQLVAQVVISLPSRFFIAAISFCIMIFYSWKLTVVAMIVSAFMTISTIVFQPTLQQKTRELLVKDAEAQGVLVETFKGALTVKTTTASPHFLDELQSRFGHLANITLRTIQIGIINGTFSGLVSGIGSIALLWFGGNLVINPAENLSIGKLLAFNSMNGNFLGLISTLISFVDEFTTAKTAVQRLTEVIDTTPENEGDGKKPFTSISGDADIICTNVNFHYTGRVDLLEDFTLTIPGSKVTAIIGKSGCGKSTVAKLITSLYTLQSGNIRIGLYNLQDIALDCLRQQVVLVPQDAHFWSRSIIENFRLGSPFVTFEQIVRACQVAGADEFIGRLPDKYQTILGEFGANISGGQRQRLAIARAIVTEPPILILDESTGGLDPVSEAQVLDELLHHRQGKTTILISHRPKVINRADWIVLLDQGRLKLQGSIEDLRTKAGEHLDFLIP, from the coding sequence ATGAAATATGTTTACGTTCAACAACATAGTCAAGAAGATTGTGGTGCAGCTTGTATTGCATCGATCGCCAAACATTATGGACGCAATTTTACTCTCAGCCGTATCCGTGAAGCTGTAGGTACAGGGCAATTTGGGACAACTTTATTGGGGTTAAAACGAGGTGCAGAAACACTTGGTTTTAATGCGCGCCCAGTTAAAACTACACCGGAACTTCTAAACCAAATACATGAAGCGCCTTTACCTGCAATTATTCATTGGAAGGGAAATCACTGGGTTGTTTTCTATGGTAAGAAGGGCAAAAAATGTGTAATCGCAGATCCAGCCGTTGGTATTCGTTATCTATCTGAGAAAGATTTAGTTGAAGGTTGGACGGATTGGTTAATGCTGTTAGTAGAACCAAATCCAGAACTATTTTGGAAGCTAGAAGATGATAAAGTTAGCGGCTTTTGGCGTTTCTTTAAACGTGTCTGGCATTTTCGTCATATCTTAGCCCAAGCTATCCCCCTAAATCTACTGTTGGGGGTTCTATCTTTAGCCTCTCCGTTTCTTTTACAAGTCCTTACCGATGATATTTTAGTCCGGGGTGATACAAGACTACTGACTACGATGGCGATCGCTGTATTAGTCATGAATTTAATTTCTAGTAGTCTTTCTTGGGTACAATCAAATTTAATCGCTCATTTTGCCCAAAGACTACAATTAGGATTAGTCTTAGAATTTTGTCGGCAGATTCTCCAGTTACCCCTGTCATATTACGAATCTCGGCGCAGTGGGGAAATTGTTAGTCGTCTCCGAGATATTAATCAAATTAATCAGTTAGTCGCTCAAGTCGTTATCAGTTTACCAAGTCGGTTTTTTATTGCGGCTATTTCTTTTTGTATCATGATTTTCTATAGCTGGAAGCTAACAGTAGTAGCCATGATTGTATCTGCCTTCATGACTATATCTACTATTGTGTTTCAGCCGACATTGCAGCAAAAAACTCGTGAGCTTTTAGTCAAAGATGCAGAAGCTCAAGGTGTTTTAGTAGAAACATTTAAAGGCGCTCTTACGGTCAAGACGACCACAGCTAGTCCGCATTTTTTAGATGAATTACAAAGTCGGTTTGGTCATCTTGCTAACATCACATTACGGACAATTCAAATTGGGATTATTAATGGTACATTTTCAGGTTTGGTTTCTGGGATTGGTTCGATAGCGTTGTTGTGGTTTGGTGGTAATTTAGTAATTAATCCGGCAGAAAATTTGAGTATTGGGAAGCTACTAGCTTTTAACTCAATGAATGGCAACTTTCTAGGATTAATTAGTACTCTGATAAGTTTTGTTGATGAATTTACTACTGCGAAAACTGCTGTACAAAGGCTCACAGAAGTCATAGATACTACACCTGAAAACGAAGGAGATGGGAAAAAGCCTTTTACCTCGATCTCTGGTGATGCTGATATTATTTGTACAAATGTCAACTTTCACTATACTGGTCGAGTTGACTTACTAGAAGACTTTACGTTGACAATTCCTGGTAGTAAAGTCACTGCTATTATCGGCAAATCGGGATGTGGTAAAAGTACCGTCGCCAAATTAATTACTAGTTTATATACTCTGCAATCTGGGAATATTCGGATTGGACTATATAACCTTCAAGATATTGCCCTTGATTGTTTACGCCAGCAAGTAGTTTTAGTTCCTCAAGATGCCCATTTTTGGAGTCGTTCTATTATCGAAAACTTTCGTTTAGGCTCGCCATTTGTTACATTTGAGCAAATTGTTAGAGCTTGTCAAGTTGCTGGAGCCGATGAGTTTATTGGTAGACTACCTGATAAATATCAAACGATTTTAGGAGAATTTGGCGCAAATATTTCTGGTGGACAACGCCAGCGTTTAGCGATAGCTAGAGCTATTGTTACAGAACCACCAATTCTAATTTTGGATGAATCTACTGGTGGACTTGATCCAGTGAGTGAAGCCCAAGTTTTAGATGAATTATTACACCATCGCCAAGGTAAAACCACAATTTTAATTAGTCACCGTCCCAAAGTAATTAATCGGGCTGATTGGATTGTTTTACTAGATCAAGGACGTTTAAAACTTCAAGGTTCCATAGAAGATTTACGGACTAAAGCAGGAGAGCATTTAGATTTCTTAATTCCTTGA